A stretch of the Amia ocellicauda isolate fAmiCal2 chromosome 10, fAmiCal2.hap1, whole genome shotgun sequence genome encodes the following:
- the tril gene encoding TLR4 interactor with leucine rich repeats — protein MESLCAVRLTILLCFICPANAICPDRCDCQHSQHLLCTNRGLRSVPKAGVHNPEEILIFSLGGNFIHNISAFDFVRFGQMIRLDLQYNQIQSIHPKAFEKLCRLEELYLGNNLITSVSTGTLLSLKKLRILYANSNEIKKLTAESFASLDSLIKLRLDSNAIEILQDALFKSLANLLYLHLETNKIRHIHRNAFAKLSKLRFLNLSGNKQTAIRSVFTFAQLTSLTTLLLCDNDIQQVGDHVFQNLHKLSKLALSNNKISQVGTEALKGLSGVRELLMDGNLLTDIPLGLLDPLEKIEELDFSNNLISKVDPLAFKELKYLKVLKLKNNQLTALSGNIFSSNNGLYSLDLNENNWTCDCRLGGFKQWMNLAHSQGKLLTVFVQCHHPHVLKGKYLDYLNSSQLHFSGNNSKVCLPSQLGSIESVTSGRVEEQQSVQEVNIQADQGGPGEPEKLSVEKSKRKKEASTHRTRSSTLGRKNASASAGRPERGKLLVTPANLNATAQAEVTKVNPPALTTSHPSEAKAEKFNLLKNVDFPVVVDPCEFNRFFILNITANQVTSTAATIHWTVLDHQGPMNSQVHFRVLFDRFGQPVRFHRFIYVRDQSNSVTLQELKEDTTYMVCIESVIADLVCQVASRDHCTGVVTLPEKQGSVDFQLLTVIMLGVNALLVFVVVSVWLSKSLRKKLNKRKSAVHVRQMYSTRRPLRSMGTGVSADFTGYQSNRPRNVMCAIDEADLIEFPCDRFLDGNVRREEVMQQRFSD, from the coding sequence ATGGAAAGCCTATGTGCAGTCCGCTTGACGATACTTCTGTGCTTCATCTGTCCTGCAAACGCGATCTGTCCCGACCGATGCGACTGTCAGCACTCGCAGCATCTGCTGTGCACAAACCGGGGGCTGCGCTCCGTGCCCAAAGCCGGCGTGCACAACCCGGAGGAGATCCTCATCTTCAGCCTGGGAGGTAACTTCATCCACAACATCTCCGCCTTCGACTTCGTCCGCTTTGGCCAGATGATCCGACTGGActtgcaatacaatcaaatccaGTCGATTCACCCGAAAGCGTTTGAGAAACTGTGCAGACTGGAGGAGCTGTATTTGGGGAATAACCTCATAACCAGTGTTTCTACGGGCACTTTACTATCTCTGAAAAAACTCAGGATCCTATATGCCAACAGCAACGAGATCAAAAAGCTGACGGCAGAGTCCTTTGCGAGCTTAGACAGCCTGATAAAGCTGAGACTGGACAGCAACGCCATCGAGATCCTCCAGGATGCGCTTTTTAAGAGCCTGGCGAATTTGCTGTATCTCCACTTGGAGACGAATAAAATTCGCCACATTCACAGAAACGCCTTTGCCAAACTGAGCAAACTCCGCTTCCTGAACCTGTCTGGGAACAAGCAGACCGCGATCCGCAGTGTGTTCACGTTTGCGCAGCTCACCTCCCTCACCACCCTGCTGCTGTGTGACAATGACATCCAGCAAGTTGGGGACCACGTCTTTCAAAACCTGCACAAGCTGTCAAAACTGGCTCTGAGCAACAACAAGATCTCCCAGGTCGGCACGGAGGCTCTGAAAGGACTGTCGGGCGTCAGGGAATTGCTGATGGATGGCAACCTACTCACAGACATCCCTCTGGGGCTGCTGGATCCTTTGGAGAAGATAGAGGAACTGGACTTCAGTAATAATCTCATCAGTAAGGTGGACCCCTTAGCATTTAAAGAATTGAAGTATCTGAAAGTGTTAAAGCTGAAAAATAACCAGCTGACAGCCCTTTCTGGGAATATTTTCTCTTCCAACAATGGTCTTTACAGCCTGGATTTAAATGAGAATAACTGGACTTGTGACTGTAGACTCGGTGGGTTTAAACAATGGATGAATTTAGCTCACTCACAGGGCAAACTACTCACTGTGTTTGTCCAGTGCCACCACCCTCATGTTTTGAAAGGAAAGTATTTGGACTATTTAAACAGCTCCCAGTTACACTTTTCAGGTAACAACTCCAAGGTATGTTTGCCATCTCAGTTGGGTTCAATAGAAAGTGTTACCTCAGGCCGTGTGGAAGAGCAACAGTCTGTCCAAGAGGTTAATATCCAGGCAGACCAGGGAGGGCCAGGAGAGCCTGAGAAATTGTCTGTGGAAAAAAGCAAACGAAAGAAGGAGGCCAGCACCCATAGGACAAGATCTTCTACACTGGGAAGAAAAAATGCCTCAGCGTCTGCAGGAAGGCCTGAGAGAGGAAAGCTTTTAGTGACCCCAGCCAACCTAAATGCCACCGCACAGGCTGAGGTGACCAAAGTCAATCCACCTGCCCTGACAACATCACACCCTTCTGAAGCCAAAGCGGAGAAGTTCAACTTATTGAAGAATGTGGATTTTCCTGTGGTGGTGGATCCCTGCGAGTTCAACAGGTTCTTCATCCTAAACATCACAGCCAATCAAGTGACGTCCACCGCAGCCACCATTCACTGGACAGTGTTGGACCATCAAGGCCCAATGAACTCCCAAGTGCATTTCAGAGTGCTCTTTGATCGCTTTGGCCAGCCAGTGAGGTTTCATCGCTTTATTTATGTGCGGGACCAGTCTAACTCAGTCACTCTGCAGGAGCTGAAAGAGGACACCACCTATATGGTTTGCATCGAGAGTGTAATAGCCGACCTTGTCTGCCAGGTGGCCTCCAGGGACCACTGCACAGGAGTGGTCACTCTCCCAGAGAAGCAGGGCTCTGTGGACTTCCAGCTGCTCACTGTGATTATGTTGGGCGTCAACGCTCTGCTTGTGTTCGTGGTCGTGTCTGTATGGCTCTCCAAGTCTCTACGGAAGAAGCTGAACAAAAGGAAGTCCGCGGTGCACGTGAGGCAGATGTACTCGACCAGGCGGCCGCTGCGCTCCATGGGCACCGGCGTGTCAGCGGACTTCACCGGGTATCAGTCGAACCGGCCACGGAACGTAATGTGCGCCATCGACGAGGCAGATCTCATCGAGTTTCCTTGTGACCGTTTTCTCGATGGCAACGTCAGGCGTGAGGAGGTAATGCAGCAGAGGTTCTCGGACTAG